The Culex pipiens pallens isolate TS chromosome 2, TS_CPP_V2, whole genome shotgun sequence DNA window ttctTCGTCGGAATTACGCTAAGAGggtctttttcttttatccgtgacctggaaaatattttacctaatgatgtttgattttttacatcgttttttttttttcaaaaagtatcaCGAGCCTTCTttgaaatatagaaaaaaaaataaattggaataaatcaaaaatccctacgtaaaatattttttacgtcACGGATATTTGAAGAGGACCCTCTAAGCGTCCTTccgatgatgattttttttaggtacATTGAGTTGCAATAATAAGCTCCTTCAAAACtactttaattattaattatgaGAAACAACTTTGCGCGTAATTAAACACATGTTCTTCCTGGATACTTTATTCATACTTTCTGCGCTTATGTTcgattctaatctaatctaatctgatcTATTCTGACACAGACGCTTCTAAGCAATTATATAATTTCGTTGATTCAGCTCATTACAATTAACCATTTTCAACCTACTTTAATCCCaaaataataaacatcgaaTCAGAACATAAATATTCCATCCATTGAGAGCCAGTATAGAGCACTACAAAGCTTAAgacaaagggttttttttttttttttttttttttaatttatatttattcaaatttcttttccatgtacattcattcagttaaaatattattgagtgtccaatcacaaacgatgacttttcacctcaattttaaatactagcaactttcatttattcatgaaatattgtagctttcgctattcagtgatttcaaatgtaggaggtcctacatgtacaaaagggaaaagggataccttaaaactaacttataaactatataaagagcggatcaatgcagctgaagactgcaatgatttttgtcgaaatgcatcaattatcttattggacataacatccaaagtgtcaacttcggctaattgatgaagttcactggtgctgaaccagggaggaagtttcagaatcataagacaaagggtttccagcaagccttcagactggcaagtaataaataATTACTTTGAGGCAACTCTTTAATTATttagtaattcatggtaattagagtaacttaaagtaattaattggtaattatagtaatttttgagtaattaacgTATTTCAATGAAACTATTTACTGTTTTTATATAACctattataacagtattttgttgatttcaaataaggccgttgctaatatttttcaaagtttatgtcgtaattataaaaatatgtttgtttttttttttgcaagaaatacactagaattgattaatttttaatgcttttccttctaataggcagtcaaatatatttgaagtttatgtggatcaaatatttaaagccAAAATGTTCTTAATTATCATTGATAAAAACTAAGTTTTCAAGtgatagccatttaaaaatcataaaaataaagatatgtttttttaaatattttttcatcatctGCAGAAATTGACAGTCCTGTAATATCTCTCTATAAAGAGCTAAGAtgttttccctcaaaatttccaaatatttctgagacaaatttttcaatgtgaaaaatcaaactcagtgaaattaaaatcgactaatatttagatgcagaaattaaatccaatgttaatgtcacatttcacattatccgtattttcagtaacagattttttttaatttgtttgagaaaaaaaacatgcaaagtaatgtcaaaccaatgaatgagcatgagcatgagcatgagcatgagagaccacccatggttgtccttctcctttgctgaacaggaccgtaatatcccatcagcacaaccggtcacacgcttcaacgatcaaatgatgtttcccttatcaacagcatgcatgaatgcgctgaaaagataaaacatcaagatcatcaaaactagagccgatgcgaataggaaacagtcgttggccaccaacggcgcccgccatgtcagtttgtagatctcgggggattgggacgggaatgttagttagcacaggctgctaccaagggtgggttctatacgatatccacacccccgcgtgtgccggaaaactacttcaacttgggattttgttagtggggaagggtaatggccaggattcatcatagaggatgatgatgtggcccaataatcaataaattttgttgaatagggtgtattatgtattctcaaggcaaacaatcggatgatgcggatgagaccattcccggttatttggtgttgagtttagcataaatgattcaatcttagacagccggctgtggaaagatagaatcaaaattatgtgtgtttaaaaggtgaaatattaaactcagcgttacatatttacgtagagttgacctgagactatttatacttttaaattattataagatgagcgaccaattaatgactgatgagttatgatgttatctgaaggacttaaacaatcgcgttgaaacaatatttgtcgccacgattcgcgggaaacgaatggtcgaattgaatgttaatttatattttgctaacgcaatttaaaacgaatcttcccgtgaaacaattgcaaatcatagaacaaagatACCCGGCTGTGATGTGTATCAAATACACGTTGTATAAAAGGCTCCGAAGAACACGTTGCCGAGTAACCGCgaggtcccgctactcacaatcgaataaaaaaaattcataaacgcGCGCTAATTGTCTATCCTAAATGTTAGCGTgtctttcgataaacgattctatagaaatgagtttttttaccgtgaaaatttaacacattgTTTGACAAATAAttgcacaatttacccgacgccgtaccTTCTGATCAActatgatataggaagggcttttaaaatcacaaaacaattaatgtaATCTAAATACATGAAAGACgcaactgattaaaaaaaacaattacgaAGAATTTGTTCGCGTATTTTTATCACTAATTATGAAgttaatctgaaaaatctggaaataaattgattaatatATATCAAGCTCATTCATACCAACTCTTACTCACAACTTATTATACCAGTAAacttatatactttaaaaatagttaatcAAACATCAGATCATAGGAACATGAGATTTGTTATgacatatttattaaaaaatattcattaaaataGATGATTGTGGCCATagttaaaatcatttaaaatattcataCAGTTTGctaattgatcaaaatttaataaacgaAAAGTTGTATGATTTCTGATATCATAGGCAGTTTAAAGTGATCCTGTGCCGTCGACTTTCTAAATTAAAGCATTCCACAGAAAGAGAGAAAATCGCAAAGTTGTAACAAACAACGCTCagttctagagtaaattttcaaaaggtcctatgtgcaAAATCCTCATTCTGAGAAATTTCATGTTGAAGTTTtgtgtaacatttttaaatcccatttaaacacgtttgagtatttttgaattctaaaaaCGCCAAAATGGACCTGAATCGATGTGTTTTATGTGTACTTAACGGGAATTATCAAAAGTCTAGTTTAAACTGATTTCTAAAGCAATTTGTTTCATACGACCTGTGAGTGCACATAGGACACGTTACATAGGACAAATTTTACACATAGGACTTAGCACATTGGACCTAATTCGTGTAACATTGCACATAAGACTTttccaaattaaattcaaatcctgattaaaataaaacaacttttttattataattatgtTTACCCCACCCTCGCGCAACGTGTTGTCATCAGCTGATCGAGagtatgaaatgtttcaatgcttCCAGAGCGGGAGAGAGAAACCGTTATGAGAATAAGCTGACCAATCAGCGCTTCCGTCGGCATCTGTCAGATAggtgctggaaaatcgaccTATCCGGCAatgtaaataatattttgcagAGTACGCATAGAACTTTGggtgttttgacaattttcgtttgttttttttttgctttttcccgtttttaagtgtttttattcTTGTCAAATTGAAACACTTGTGTTCAGGTAAGTTTTTATTCGAGTTTACAGTACGGTGACAGCTCGTAATTTATTCGTTTCTTtgcgtttaatttttattacagaTGATGACGACTGCTGATTCTCCTCTTGCGCATCACGCaacattcaaaacaaacacacatTCAGCTTATCAATCCCGTGTTCGGCTCCTCGTGTGACATGATTAGAATTCCGTTCCATCTACGACAACCCCCGGGACGCACCCTCCACTCGCTGGTGAGGAGCTTTGCCTCAACGAAGCCGGCCGATTTATCCGGGACACAGGAAAAGAGCACCCGGCAAAAGATCAATTTCCACGAGCTTAAACATCCGAGCAAGGTTCCCCAGCGTCCACACAAATCTACGATTGACGGCCAGTCGACACCAACCCGCATCCCGGTGGACGCCCAAACGGTGCAGCTGCTGGAGCGGTTAAGCCTGGTGGATCTGGACAGCGCCGAGGCCCACCGGACGCTCGAGGACGCGATCGAGTTTGCGTCGCAGATTCTGTCCGTGGACACCGATGGCTTAGAACCGCTGTACACGGTGCTAGAGCGGGAGCGGTTGAcgctgcgcgaggaccgcgtgTCCGACGGGAACATCCAGCAGGATGTGCTGAGGAATGCACGTGTTACCGAGGAGGAGAACTTTGTGGCGCCACCGGAAAATATTCCACTCGAGCAGGAACCGAGGAAGTGAGCTTTGTAAAGAAAACCTTTGATCCGAATGTACCGTTTGGAGTTACAATAGAGGAGCGATTTGCGAACGGAAAGCTTCCCTTGAATGATTTCTAGACCCTTAATCTGGACCAAGGTCACACGCTCTCCTGCCGATACCTGATCAACCTGTCGACCTCCAGTGAGTTCATGTACAAGGTCCAACGTCAGCGCAAGATTTGTTAGATGCGTTACGCGTGCGATCCGGGCCGGTTCTTCATTTCGGACCCCCGCCAGGATGCGGACACGCGCGTTCAATCCGTCGCCATCAAGAGTCGCCTTGGCGGAGAGGAACTCACGCTGGAACAGCTGGAACTCTTTCCGGCGGACGCCGCCGCCCTAGAGGAAGAGCTGGGGGACTTTCGATTCAAGGTGGGCCGAACCAGCAGTAAAAGGATTCGGCCCAGTATGCTGCGGCTGCGTCAGTGCGTCGAAGTGGCCACGCTGCAGATCGTGCTGGATGCGTTTGAAAGTGGCGGCGATGCAAGCGTGAGGATTCATCGCAAGCTGGCGCCGTTCAAGTGTGGTATCGTGTGTCTTTCCGACGGTAAGTACTGCGTTCTTGTTTCTGATTTGAGTTGTAACTGTCTTTCTCGCTTTCCAGACCCCGCCCTAATGCCGGAGTTGCGCGACCTGGCCAAACACCTGTGCAACGTGCTGCGCAAAGCGAACCTTCCCGTGCTCGACTGCTCCGAGCGTAACGGCGGTCGTTCCCTGGCCAAACAGCTGCACCACCTCGACTCGATTGCCGTCCCGTACTGCCTGCTGCTGCGCGACCAGTGTCTCCAGAGTGGCCTCTTTCAGCTGCGGTCCCGCGACACCACCCTCAGCGAAACGATTCACATCTCGGATTTACcagaataaattttattgaaaatagtaacAAGTTGAGTTTAATAAATACAAACACACGCAAGCGCAAGCTTAGAAGAAATTGCACAGGTATTGTCTCACGTTGAAGCCGACCATCTTGCCGATATGCACGATTGATTGAACTTCTCTCTTTTGCTTTGAcagcattgaaacatttcatgctCTCTTCCAGCTGATGACTACACGTTGTGCGTGGATTGTACAAACATGAAAGttgtaaaatatttatgttttagaattttattaaaatacgacttatacatattttcaaataaacttaaTAAACATGTACATAGGTCATTTTGATGTGGGCGTATGTGCAtcagcataaaaaaattatattaatgTTCCATAGGTTGATTTGCTACGGTTCTATGTGCACGTTTCACTCGATTGCACATAGGACTCCCGTGTGGTAAAACGACCTATATTTATTTGGTGTAGAATTTATTAAGAATGCTTTTaggttgttttgtattttatcaatagttttaaaaataaaaggctTTGAAGAAATTGCATAAGCGGTGAGTGTAGTTTCCAGCTTGCAGAATGTAATGCAATAAataactcagtttgtttacttttgtcgcataggaccttttgaaaatttactctagagtTAATTACTGTTAATATTAGCAACCATGGACATTAGAGGGTTAAGCAAGCCTACCTTGAAACAGCAGACCCACCCTGATCCAAACTGTCAATTTTTAAAACGCACACGTatacatagagttatctacgtgcgcatgtattgcgtgtacgtacacgaaaaagattgaggttaaattttgtacccgccagcaaaacaaatggggtgctagtgtgcgtgagctcgggcttagataactctattctcTGCCACagtacaacacacacacactaccacACACGCACGCAATCAGAACGGGCGCACCAAATATGTCAGTTCCGAATGGGCTTCCTGCAGCTCCTCTGGTCCGCGCGCCATCGGAAGCATGGCGAAAAAACGGCCCAGCATGGCCTGGTGCAATGCCGCCTCACCACGGTCAATTCTCAGGAGCCTAGCGCAGCCATTTCTTCATTTGATGATCCACCAACCAGCGCACTCGACCAGTCATCACCCCAACACTGCTCGCATAGAACGAAAAAACACGACGATACAACGCACACACATTAAGAGTGAGAGGCAGCGTTGCCACATgtacagatatttttggcacagaccGAACACTCAAACTAATTATTTGTACAGTTAAAATACACTTAAGTAGTTTTTGTAAACTGCActaaaaagataaacattttttgcatctttttacttgtttagtttttgataaaaatgtttttctttaaagttatacttgattgagtgtttggtctgtgccaaaaatatctgtacGTGTGGCAAACCTGGTGAGAGGCCGCCCTCAACACAAATACCAGTGCAAACAACTGACGGAGCACAACCGGTATCGAAAATCCAGATTTTTTACGGAAACACGTTAGAGAACACTCAAGACCAACAGATCTCCTGGTTCCCTggaaaaacccgggccgaataAACCAAAATATGGcagtaatgtcaaaccaatgaatgcttgaaaaacattttaaaaacttaacgATATTTTGacgaatttaacaattttcaagaagagccgctgcaaatatttaacaatgtttatgtttggctcgaaaaatcggAGGGCTTCTATATTTCAATGGCATTCGACTTGGAActgaaattattattaaaattcatatattgaagtaaaacagtacagtattttttttttgcttttatgacaaacacgacttcaaaaaacgtaagtcaacttaaataatcttcttttgcaattgattgGTCATGAAACAATTATTCttgttccaaagtttttttttcttttgaaaaggtcctataagctattgtgttttttatgtttataggatcttttaaaaaactctagatatcagATGAGCTACTTATATTTAACCGGAAATGGTATAATTAAATACAAATatcaatattataatattatacaacaattccaaatttcaaactaattaactcgctgtaggatgtcatgtaaacatcactcaaaatttcagcgctCTCTAGTTGGGGGCATTTTGATCGCCTATAGCTATTTTCAATATCCAgattggtacaaaaaaaaagtaaacagcatattttttgcaagagctatcgaatgagctatttataaataatataGTTTAAACccgtagaaatgaatacttaaatttaaattaaatgtttttttttcgtagtgaagagtaattaagtaatttatgtaaataatcattttggaccagtaatttgagtaccgtaaactggggtcaatcgggacacatggggcgaattgggacagcagttttaaccatgttggagcaaaatattttgatttttctggttggtttcggttagaacagactcaggccaacaaaatgtgtacatccatttccaaatttaaaagctttaagtgctctgaaaactgctgtccctattcagaccgtagtcccgattcaccccagattacggtaattaattggcagactggcaagtaataaacgcttaTGGAAACCCTCTTAAAACTTATACTAAAGCTTGCTATTCTATGTTGGCCCAAAGATGAAAGGGCATTTTTTCATCAATTGATTGTATTAAGATTCTAGAAgaacttcgatctaaaaattcgccaataATCCAATTGTAACCCaattttgaaacttcaaaaaacattgtaaaagagaacccaattttttttaataaatcttgGGATTCATGATTTGATGTTTTCTATACAAACGTCTTTTTTTTGGGTCAACTTTGTCGATGTTTTAACTACTATTCTCCACTTTCTATGTCGGATTAAGTTTggcaataatttttgttttgtcccaGATCCCAGACTATGCTGCGACTTAAAAGCGAATGGTTTATgtctacattaaaaaaatgaaaaattacctgCAAAATTATGAAGAATAACAAATTGGCGAAATCAGCCCCAAATGACcaattaataaacaaaaatataaaaaatttaaggtaTCTGACtactaaaaatacattttcttgtgcCAGTTTTGATTTTTAGTATGATCGAGTTCGattaacatattttgaaaatcaattgaaCTTCAATTTACAGAACCGAAAGAAGATTTAGCTAAGCCAACCAATATTGTTCGCtagagcaaacatttttttattgcatttcagTGATTGATTGTATTATATTTTAGAATCACGGACACAGTCTCCGATTATTTAGGACAATCAAGAAGGAGAAGGGGGTGAAATTTTTTAGATTAATCGTATACATATTTGCTTTATTTCAATATAACTAATTGCCTTTCACAAGTAGTTATGTTAAGAATTATCCTTTTGCCAAAACTAGGACGCTGATGTGCATGGATCAACTAAATCTGGACAGTACAGAATGCCTAATAGAGCGTTTATGATGGTGAAAAACTGCAGTTTCACTCACTGCTGACCACTGCTAGAGTACGAAAGCTGTGAAATTACTCACTAGGGAATGTCTTTGAAGTTTGCGATGTTTTGTGGCTGTGGGTTGCCATCTCTGACAAATGAACACATGACGTACATTGATGTACTTTTGAAACTTCTTGCCTGCAGCTTCTTATTGCTCAGAATCCTATTTGACAAATTAAGCTACATTGAGAACACAAAGCGAGCCACATTCCATTGAGCACGGTAATAATGTCGTGCCACAGCACCGTAAATCATTCATGAAGTAACAATTAGTTAGTACAATTATTTCACACCCACTTGTTCTGTTTTGTCCCCACGGGGCCGGCTCCAGCAACAATTGCCCCCACACACTGTTGGGTAAACTTTCTCGTTACTCGCTAGACGGCTTAGTTAGCCGTGAACCGCA harbors:
- the LOC120416026 gene encoding glutamyl-tRNA(Gln) amidotransferase subunit C-4, mitochondrial; the encoded protein is MIRIPFHLRQPPGRTLHSLVRSFASTKPADLSGTQEKSTRQKINFHELKHPSKVPQRPHKSTIDGQSTPTRIPVDAQTVQLLERLSLVDLDSAEAHRTLEDAIEFASQILSVDTDGLEPLYTVLERERLTLREDRVSDGNIQQDVLRNARVTEEENFVAPPENIPLEQEPRK
- the LOC120416024 gene encoding DNA polymerase subunit gamma-2, mitochondrial-like, whose product is MRYACDPGRFFISDPRQDADTRVQSVAIKSRLGGEELTLEQLELFPADAAALEEELGDFRFKVGRTSSKRIRPSMLRLRQCVEVATLQIVLDAFESGGDASVRIHRKLAPFKCGIVCLSDDPALMPELRDLAKHLCNVLRKANLPVLDCSERNGGRSLAKQLHHLDSIAVPYCLLLRDQCLQSGLFQLRSRDTTLSETIHISDLPE